From one Papio anubis isolate 15944 chromosome 12, Panubis1.0, whole genome shotgun sequence genomic stretch:
- the DNHD1 gene encoding dynein heavy chain domain-containing protein 1 isoform X20 translates to MIRVSLGLELKSKFIHCFSRHSSMKPHQKIGLSSLALPPKSPRPGEARHLASWNWQLEPELWARSLRQQLNAQLLMVPEEKRVGLSSDETSSDALKSWHSICVLDSKEEPLARQQKQRQFVKPATESEQPTVLELLLAELRTLFSAVLQDSSPAAWHYLHAVLGLLPPYRELLVGHLDLLPFLEQLYCWAPWVQTHLHLDLLGAINQAFPPDSSLLDSASHADCCPQKQRLHHRPPCPACPFVQARWSRQQVKEELATWLRPLTLPELQHCLGIVGAQVALEEAVWLDGLSLLPLALATDIPVQYESSDTDNAEEEPVGRKETRSQLDYEVPREKTLQKSSTGFSPETSFLGSQVMTALKTERYLKKIHFLYLNVAPSRYFRPYSLMVVPPDKVNAEHYIFSPFGILHVHPVEGSETMTLGTWHHHCVLWQQLQFIPFFKYCLLRKSFTCWKKNVRLQGLHRLRNFLENHLLLAVPHFGAGLLHISRLLQELHSVSWLPRELDRCYELLDLQKALAKEKHKALRLLHRCLNLCTSILRLVHEDTYHMQQGLQERVQNCNRIRAGQGSIYLQRVQRKQLEQKLKQAEAWWLQLGKFARLVDYMICQSLISILEEQITSFVANILQAPRQKPFLSSQLVFDDHDQLSHVPCVENMIQILTGGLQSVKTSALQVVQSADLKTSSDSLYSEGLLPHSCKTSCNVEHPILKQNQAEKERQD, encoded by the exons ATGATTAGGGTGAGCCTCGGACTGGAACTCAAGTCTAAGTTCATTCACTGCTTCAGCAGGCACTCTTCCATGAAACCTCATCAGAAGATCGGGCTCTCTTCCCTTGCCTTGCCTCCTAAATCCCCTAGGCCAG GTGAGGCCCGGCATCTGGCATCCTGGAACTGGCAGTTGGAGCCTGAGCTGTGGGCAAGGTCACTTCGGCAGCAGTTGAATGCCCAGCTCCTCATGGTCCCAGAGGAGAAGAGGGTAGGTTTGTCTTCTGATGAGACATCATCTGATGCCCTTAAGTCTTGGCACTCCATATGTGTCTTGGACAGCAAAGAAGAGCCCTTGGCCCGTCAGCAGAAACAGAGGCAGTTCGTGAAGCCAGCGACTGAGTCAGAGCAGCCCACAGTGCTGGAACTCCTGCTAGCTGAGCTCCGAACTCTGTTCTCAGCTGTGTTGCAGGACAGTAGCCCTGCAGCTTGGCACTATCTGCATGCAGTACTGGGTCTGCTGCCTCCATATCGTGAGTTGCTAGTTGGCCACCTTGATTTGCTGCCCTTCCTGGAGCAGCTGTACTGCTGGGCACCCTGGGTCCAAACCCACCTCCATCTGGACCTGCTAGGTGCCATTAACCAAGCCTTTCCTCCAGACAGCTCTTTGTTAGACAGTGCTTCCCATGCTGACTGCtgtccccagaagcagaggctcCATCACAGGCCCCCATGCCCAGCTTGCCCTTTTGTGCAGGCCCGGTGGAGTAGGCAGCAAGTAAAGGAGGAGCTGGCCACCTGGCTACGACCATTGACACTACCCGAGCTACAGCACTGCCTGGGCATTGTTGGTGCTCAGGTGGCCCTAGAAGAGGCTGTGTGGCTGGATGGACTTAGTCTCCTTCCCTTGGCACTGGCAACGGACATCCCTGTACAGTATGAAAGCAGTGACACTGACAATGCAGAGGAGGAGCCTGTTGGAAGAAAAGAGACCAG GTCTCAGCTTGACTATGAAGTTCCCAGGGAAAAGACCCTCCAAAAGAGCAGCACTGGCTTCTCACCTGAGACTTCCTTCCTGGGTAGCCAGGTGATGACTGCTCTGAAGACAGAGAGATACCTGAAGAAGATCCATTTCCTCTATCTCAATGTGGCTCCCAGCCGGTACTTTAG gccttaCAGCCTGATGGTGGTGCCACCCGACAAGGTGAATGCCGAGCACTACATCTTCTCTCCCTTTGGGATCTTGCACGTACATCCTGTAGAAGGTAGCGAGACGATGACACTGGGTACCTGGCACCATCACTGTGTTCTCTGGCAACAGCTCCAGTTCATTCCATTCTTTAAGTATTGCCTCTTACGCAAGTCCTTTACCTG TTGGAAGAAGAATGTGAGATTGCAGGGGCTGCATCGACTCCGGAATTTCCTAGAGAATCATCTGCTCTTGGCTGTGCCCCACTTTGGAGCTGGGCTACTCCATATTAGTAG GCTTCTGCAGGAGCTACACTCTGTATCCTGGCTACCCCGGGAACTGGATCGGTGCTATGAGCTGCTGGACCTGCAGAAAGCTCTAGCCAAGGAGAAGCATAAGGCTCTACGACTGCTCCATCGTTGCCTGAACCTCTGCACATCCATTCTTCGACTG GTTCACGAGGACACATACCACATGCAACAGGGCCTACAGGAGCGAGTGCAAAACTGCAACAGGATCAGGGCAGGCCAAGGCTCCATATACCTTCAGAGGGTACAGCGCAAACAACTGGAGCAGAAGCTGAAGCAAGCAGAGGCCTGGTGGCTGCAGCTGGGAAAGTTTGCCCGCCTGGTCGACTACATGATTTGTCAGAGCCTCATTTCTATCTTGGAAGAGCAGATAACCTCTTTTGTGGCCAACATCCTTCAA GCCCCAAGGCAGAAACCCTTTCTCTCATCACAGCTGGTCTTTGATGATCATGACCAACTGTCTCATGTGCCCTGTGTTGAAAATATGATTCAGATTCTAACTGGAGGCCTACAGTCTGTCAAGACCTCTGCCTTACAG GTAGTACAGTCTGCAGACCTGAAGACCTCTTCGGATTCCCTGTATTCTGAAG GCTTGTTGCCTCATAGTTGCAAGACAAGCTGCAATGTCGAGCATCCCATTCTCAAGCAAAATCAGGCAGAAAAGGAGAGGCAAGATTAA
- the DNHD1 gene encoding dynein heavy chain domain-containing protein 1 isoform X21: MVPEEKRVGLSSDETSSDALKSWHSICVLDSKEEPLARQQKQRQFVKPATESEQPTVLELLLAELRTLFSAVLQDSSPAAWHYLHAVLGLLPPYRELLVGHLDLLPFLEQLYCWAPWVQTHLHLDLLGAINQAFPPDSSLLDSASHADCCPQKQRLHHRPPCPACPFVQARWSRQQVKEELATWLRPLTLPELQHCLGIVGAQVALEEAVWLDGLSLLPLALATDIPVQYESSDTDNAEEEPVGRKETRSQLDYEVPREKTLQKSSTGFSPETSFLGSQVMTALKTERYLKKIHFLYLNVAPSRYFRPYSLMVVPPDKVNAEHYIFSPFGILHVHPVEGSETMTLGTWHHHCVLWQQLQFIPFFKYCLLRKSFTCWKKNVRLQGLHRLRNFLENHLLLAVPHFGAGLLHISRLLQELHSVSWLPRELDRCYELLDLQKALAKEKHKALRLLHRCLNLCTSILRLVHEDTYHMQQGLQERVQNCNRIRAGQGSIYLQRVQRKQLEQKLKQAEAWWLQLGKFARLVDYMICQSLISILEEQITSFVANILQAPRQKPFLSSQLVFDDHDQLSHVPCVENMIQILTGGLQSVKTSALQVFWIEQRAGCGNSQFLSSE; this comes from the exons ATGGTCCCAGAGGAGAAGAGGGTAGGTTTGTCTTCTGATGAGACATCATCTGATGCCCTTAAGTCTTGGCACTCCATATGTGTCTTGGACAGCAAAGAAGAGCCCTTGGCCCGTCAGCAGAAACAGAGGCAGTTCGTGAAGCCAGCGACTGAGTCAGAGCAGCCCACAGTGCTGGAACTCCTGCTAGCTGAGCTCCGAACTCTGTTCTCAGCTGTGTTGCAGGACAGTAGCCCTGCAGCTTGGCACTATCTGCATGCAGTACTGGGTCTGCTGCCTCCATATCGTGAGTTGCTAGTTGGCCACCTTGATTTGCTGCCCTTCCTGGAGCAGCTGTACTGCTGGGCACCCTGGGTCCAAACCCACCTCCATCTGGACCTGCTAGGTGCCATTAACCAAGCCTTTCCTCCAGACAGCTCTTTGTTAGACAGTGCTTCCCATGCTGACTGCtgtccccagaagcagaggctcCATCACAGGCCCCCATGCCCAGCTTGCCCTTTTGTGCAGGCCCGGTGGAGTAGGCAGCAAGTAAAGGAGGAGCTGGCCACCTGGCTACGACCATTGACACTACCCGAGCTACAGCACTGCCTGGGCATTGTTGGTGCTCAGGTGGCCCTAGAAGAGGCTGTGTGGCTGGATGGACTTAGTCTCCTTCCCTTGGCACTGGCAACGGACATCCCTGTACAGTATGAAAGCAGTGACACTGACAATGCAGAGGAGGAGCCTGTTGGAAGAAAAGAGACCAG GTCTCAGCTTGACTATGAAGTTCCCAGGGAAAAGACCCTCCAAAAGAGCAGCACTGGCTTCTCACCTGAGACTTCCTTCCTGGGTAGCCAGGTGATGACTGCTCTGAAGACAGAGAGATACCTGAAGAAGATCCATTTCCTCTATCTCAATGTGGCTCCCAGCCGGTACTTTAG gccttaCAGCCTGATGGTGGTGCCACCCGACAAGGTGAATGCCGAGCACTACATCTTCTCTCCCTTTGGGATCTTGCACGTACATCCTGTAGAAGGTAGCGAGACGATGACACTGGGTACCTGGCACCATCACTGTGTTCTCTGGCAACAGCTCCAGTTCATTCCATTCTTTAAGTATTGCCTCTTACGCAAGTCCTTTACCTG TTGGAAGAAGAATGTGAGATTGCAGGGGCTGCATCGACTCCGGAATTTCCTAGAGAATCATCTGCTCTTGGCTGTGCCCCACTTTGGAGCTGGGCTACTCCATATTAGTAG GCTTCTGCAGGAGCTACACTCTGTATCCTGGCTACCCCGGGAACTGGATCGGTGCTATGAGCTGCTGGACCTGCAGAAAGCTCTAGCCAAGGAGAAGCATAAGGCTCTACGACTGCTCCATCGTTGCCTGAACCTCTGCACATCCATTCTTCGACTG GTTCACGAGGACACATACCACATGCAACAGGGCCTACAGGAGCGAGTGCAAAACTGCAACAGGATCAGGGCAGGCCAAGGCTCCATATACCTTCAGAGGGTACAGCGCAAACAACTGGAGCAGAAGCTGAAGCAAGCAGAGGCCTGGTGGCTGCAGCTGGGAAAGTTTGCCCGCCTGGTCGACTACATGATTTGTCAGAGCCTCATTTCTATCTTGGAAGAGCAGATAACCTCTTTTGTGGCCAACATCCTTCAA GCCCCAAGGCAGAAACCCTTTCTCTCATCACAGCTGGTCTTTGATGATCATGACCAACTGTCTCATGTGCCCTGTGTTGAAAATATGATTCAGATTCTAACTGGAGGCCTACAGTCTGTCAAGACCTCTGCCTTACAGGTATTCTGGATTGAGCAGAGAGCTGGCTGTGGGAATTCCCAGTTCCTATCCTCTGAGTAA